A window of the Negativicutes bacterium genome harbors these coding sequences:
- a CDS encoding adenosylcobinamide-GDP ribazoletransferase, translated as MIKRIRQAWLMNLGMFTNLPFLKNVWQEDAAVYVLRLLPLTGLLLGGLWWLLYRALLLLSLPLPLQAVLMALFPWFSSGFLHLDGFMDTSDALLSRRDRAEQLRILKDPHTGAFAVISLACLFSFQLAAAVVCLSDRPPYWLFLWIPFTSRLLTAIALLRCPALPNSSLAVFFQKGNGARQADLLLFLFGVSLVIAFIYCGPLAFLLLLLQTGCFLLPLQKAIRQLGGISGDLSGYALTLCETGAFFGFACLVHLFY; from the coding sequence ATGATCAAACGCATCCGGCAGGCTTGGCTGATGAATCTGGGCATGTTCACCAATCTGCCTTTTCTGAAAAACGTCTGGCAGGAAGACGCCGCGGTCTATGTGCTGCGCTTGCTGCCGCTGACCGGTTTGTTGCTGGGTGGTCTCTGGTGGCTGCTCTACCGTGCTTTGCTGCTGCTGTCTCTGCCCTTACCGCTGCAGGCGGTGCTGATGGCGCTTTTCCCCTGGTTTAGCAGCGGCTTTCTCCATCTGGATGGATTTATGGATACCAGCGACGCGCTCCTCTCCCGGCGTGACAGAGCGGAGCAGCTGCGCATCCTGAAAGATCCGCATACCGGCGCCTTTGCGGTTATCTCTCTCGCCTGCTTGTTCAGTTTCCAGCTGGCTGCCGCTGTTGTCTGTCTGTCAGACCGGCCGCCTTATTGGCTGTTCTTGTGGATTCCCTTCACCTCGCGCCTGCTGACAGCCATTGCGCTGTTGCGCTGTCCCGCCTTGCCTAACAGCAGCCTGGCGGTTTTCTTCCAAAAAGGGAACGGAGCCAGGCAGGCCGATTTGCTGCTTTTCTTGTTTGGTGTTAGTCTGGTCATTGCCTTTATATACTGCGGTCCGCTCGCTTTCCTGCTGCTGCTGCTGCAAACCGGCTGCTTCCTTTTGCCCTTGCAGAAAGCCATCAGACAATTGGGGGGTATTTCCGGTGACCTCTCCGGTTATGCTCTGACGCTCTGTGAGACAGGCGCTTTCTTTGGCTTCGCCTGTCTGGTGCATCTATTTTACTAG
- a CDS encoding bifunctional adenosylcobinamide kinase/adenosylcobinamide-phosphate guanylyltransferase: MRILLCGGSKSGKSLQAQQLAVRLARPDAAPLYYLATMQPMDREDEARVARHLRERQGLGFETLEYPFEIQQAFGVLSPAAVVLIDCMTTLLANATFRNWPPDWQSGDHLFWQWQTLSSGLRHSVTVSNDVFSEARFFAEETEHYRAMLGKLHCRMAAAADLVLEAQYGQLICHKGSSLWEALR; the protein is encoded by the coding sequence ATGCGTATCTTACTTTGCGGCGGCAGTAAAAGCGGAAAATCCCTGCAGGCACAGCAACTCGCCGTCCGGCTTGCCCGCCCGGATGCCGCTCCGCTTTATTATCTGGCTACCATGCAGCCAATGGATCGGGAGGATGAAGCTCGGGTCGCCCGTCATCTGCGCGAACGGCAGGGCTTGGGTTTTGAAACACTGGAATATCCCTTTGAGATCCAACAGGCTTTCGGTGTTTTGTCTCCTGCAGCGGTGGTGCTGATCGACTGCATGACGACGCTGCTGGCCAATGCCACCTTCCGCAATTGGCCGCCGGACTGGCAAAGCGGCGATCACCTGTTTTGGCAATGGCAAACACTCAGTTCCGGCCTGCGGCACAGTGTGACCGTCTCCAACGATGTCTTCTCGGAAGCCCGCTTTTTTGCGGAAGAAACCGAACACTACCGCGCCATGCTGGGCAAACTGCACTGCCGCATGGCAGCAGCCGCCGATCTGGTCCTGGAAGCGCAGTATGGCCAGCTGATTTGCCACAAAGGCAGCTCGCTTTGGGAGGCTTTGCGATGA
- the cobT gene encoding nicotinate-nucleotide--dimethylbenzimidazole phosphoribosyltransferase — translation MKYTGLLQEIQPLNQTAMQLAQRYQDSLVKPPGSLGSLEEISIRLAGITGRVQNSLPRKLHVLFGADNGIYAEGIASAPQNFTNLLMTYYGNTDNCAINLLCKQAKADLRLLDLGIIGPVASSRVLNCKLMPGTANFAVMPAMPPDIAERAVEIGFEQAQYAFEQGYQLLGSGEVGIGNTSSSAACMMAALDLTAEESVGRGAGLSDAAFAKKKHVLSAALRLHQPDRENYLDILAKVGGLDLAALTGLFLGAAYYRLPVIIDGFISLTAAVLAVKAAPLAREYMFPSHASAEPGFLKGAAYLGLQPMLQLNMRLGEGSGCPLAMQLIDAALLIINEMLTFDNSLLNEEDYKKSLGSATEKD, via the coding sequence ATGAAATATACCGGTTTACTGCAAGAGATCCAGCCGCTCAACCAAACCGCCATGCAGTTGGCACAGCGTTACCAAGACAGTCTGGTCAAACCACCGGGCAGTCTTGGCAGTCTGGAAGAAATCAGCATCCGCCTGGCCGGTATCACCGGCCGCGTTCAGAATAGCCTGCCGCGTAAGCTGCATGTTTTGTTTGGAGCCGATAACGGCATTTATGCCGAAGGCATCGCTTCCGCACCGCAAAATTTCACCAATCTGCTGATGACTTACTACGGCAATACCGATAACTGCGCCATCAATCTGCTTTGCAAACAGGCGAAAGCGGACCTTCGCCTGCTGGATCTGGGTATTATCGGCCCGGTGGCCAGCAGCAGGGTCCTCAACTGCAAATTAATGCCAGGTACGGCCAATTTTGCGGTCATGCCGGCGATGCCGCCGGACATTGCCGAACGCGCCGTGGAAATCGGTTTCGAACAGGCTCAATATGCCTTTGAGCAGGGTTATCAACTGCTCGGCAGCGGAGAAGTCGGTATCGGCAATACCTCCAGTTCCGCCGCCTGTATGATGGCAGCACTGGACTTGACTGCCGAAGAATCCGTCGGCCGCGGCGCCGGTTTGAGCGATGCGGCGTTCGCCAAAAAAAAACACGTGCTGAGCGCCGCCCTCCGGCTGCATCAACCGGACCGGGAAAATTACCTCGATATTTTAGCGAAGGTCGGCGGTCTCGATCTGGCCGCGCTGACCGGTTTATTTCTGGGCGCCGCTTACTACCGCCTGCCGGTCATCATCGACGGCTTTATTTCCCTGACCGCTGCCGTTTTGGCAGTCAAAGCAGCGCCGCTGGCACGGGAGTACATGTTTCCTTCCCATGCTTCCGCCGAGCCGGGCTTCCTGAAAGGCGCCGCTTATCTTGGGCTGCAGCCCATGCTGCAGCTGAACATGCGTTTAGGAGAAGGCAGCGGCTGCCCGCTGGCCATGCAGCTGATTGATGCTGCCTTGCTGATCATCAACGAAATGCTCACCTTTGACAATTCTTTACTCAATGAAGAAGATTATAAGAAAAGTCTCGGCAGCGCCACAGAAAAGGACTGA
- a CDS encoding FAD-binding protein: protein MQSFYDVIVIGGGGAGLCAAIAAREQGASVLLISKTAAGKANCTAFAGGGFSFAGPGTAWQSHRDKTREIGRRINNPELLDLYCREGPLAVLNLQQYGMRMKVHANGASVGAYAPNAMVGGMGMTLPLLQACIEKGVDFLAEQTVYEILLQGDHVCGAAVLNLRNGQKQLLRCASLVVATGGGGRTYGRTNNPLTTTGDGYHLLYELGLPFRDMEFVQFYPMGLAEEALPMWFIDLGVIDDAPFTDRSGAEFLKNLLLSWGIASGREGNLYARDRTSIAIAQKWQDGDAPLLHLEKLTDGQWQRRYRGILKLNRPEHDFTQKPVRIHPLVHYMSGGVVINTECETGLAGLYACGEVTGGIDGANRIGGNALTNISYFGLKAGKNAGNYAKEHQNCLTGSLHSQRTTLTGNNARVRPADLRRQLNQTMDRLAGPLRSAAGLQEAIAVIADLQQQLAEAAATTPAQLKDAIELQSMLTTAKLVTAGAYERKESRGVHFRLDYPVEDPAWQKPILQNKDQGILK from the coding sequence ATGCAGTCTTTTTATGATGTCATTGTCATCGGCGGCGGCGGCGCCGGTCTGTGCGCTGCCATTGCCGCCCGGGAACAGGGGGCTTCCGTTTTACTGATCAGCAAGACGGCAGCCGGCAAGGCCAATTGCACCGCCTTTGCCGGCGGCGGCTTCAGTTTTGCCGGACCGGGCACAGCCTGGCAAAGTCACCGCGATAAAACGCGCGAAATCGGACGCCGGATCAATAACCCGGAATTGCTCGATCTTTATTGCCGGGAAGGTCCGCTGGCGGTACTCAACCTGCAGCAATACGGTATGCGGATGAAAGTGCATGCCAACGGCGCAAGCGTCGGCGCTTACGCTCCCAACGCTATGGTTGGCGGTATGGGGATGACTCTGCCGTTATTGCAAGCTTGTATCGAAAAAGGCGTGGACTTTTTAGCCGAACAAACCGTTTATGAAATTTTGCTGCAGGGAGACCATGTCTGCGGCGCTGCCGTGCTCAACCTGAGAAACGGACAAAAGCAACTGCTCCGCTGCGCCTCTCTTGTGGTAGCAACCGGCGGCGGCGGCCGTACGTACGGACGTACCAACAATCCGCTGACCACCACCGGTGACGGATATCATTTGCTGTACGAGTTGGGGCTGCCTTTTCGTGATATGGAATTTGTACAGTTTTATCCTATGGGTTTGGCGGAAGAAGCTCTGCCCATGTGGTTTATCGATTTGGGGGTGATTGACGATGCACCGTTTACCGACCGCAGCGGCGCGGAATTTTTGAAAAATCTGCTGCTCAGCTGGGGTATCGCTTCGGGACGGGAAGGCAATTTATACGCCCGCGACCGCACCTCCATTGCGATCGCCCAAAAGTGGCAGGATGGCGACGCGCCGTTGCTGCATTTGGAAAAGCTGACAGATGGCCAGTGGCAGCGGCGTTACAGGGGAATTTTAAAACTGAATCGACCGGAACATGACTTTACCCAAAAGCCAGTCCGTATCCACCCGCTGGTGCATTATATGAGCGGTGGGGTTGTGATCAATACCGAATGCGAAACCGGTCTTGCCGGTCTCTATGCCTGTGGTGAAGTAACCGGAGGAATCGACGGCGCCAATCGGATCGGTGGTAATGCCCTGACCAATATCAGCTACTTTGGCCTGAAAGCGGGTAAGAATGCCGGTAATTACGCCAAAGAACATCAAAATTGTCTTACCGGCAGCCTGCACAGTCAACGCACGACGCTGACCGGCAACAACGCACGAGTGCGGCCGGCGGATTTGCGCCGTCAGCTGAATCAGACCATGGATCGTCTGGCAGGACCTTTGCGCAGCGCAGCCGGATTACAGGAAGCCATAGCAGTGATTGCTGATTTACAGCAGCAACTGGCGGAAGCGGCAGCCACGACGCCGGCACAATTGAAAGACGCTATTGAGCTGCAGTCGATGCTGACCACCGCCAAGCTGGTGACGGCAGGCGCTTATGAACGCAAAGAAAGCCGCGGTGTGCATTTCCGCCTCGACTATCCCGTTGAAGATCCGGCTTGGCAGAAACCGATCCTGCAAAATAAAGATCAGGGGATTCTGAAATGA
- a CDS encoding amidohydrolase, which produces MTNQEVARLADQFQPRLVDLRRQIHRHPELGFQEFRTAALVADTLEGCGLEVTRNVAKTGVVGLLRGGAEGPTVALRADMDALPIQELNETEYQSQQAGVMHACGHDVHTACLLGAAMILAELRQQIRGNVKFIFQPAEEGPGGALPMIAAGVLENPKVDYIFGAHVWHDLPAGSIAAQAGPIMAAPDNFTITIIGRGGHGAQPHLCIDALAVAVQFISGLQQIVSRRTNPFDPVVLTIGQMTAGVRGNVIAEQAVLNGTLRTLNKTTQANCQKWMQELLAATCSAFGARYTLEYTEQYDLTSSDAALTKQLIASAVSVLGSDHVITQLEPSMGGEDFSFFMREIPGVYYRLGIADSEKGLYPIHHNRFDVNENALATGAKVMAQVTLDLLK; this is translated from the coding sequence ATGACGAATCAGGAAGTCGCCCGCCTGGCAGATCAGTTTCAGCCCCGCCTGGTGGACCTGCGGCGGCAAATTCATAGGCACCCGGAACTTGGCTTTCAGGAATTCAGGACCGCGGCGCTGGTTGCGGATACCTTAGAAGGCTGCGGTCTGGAAGTCACGCGTAACGTAGCCAAAACAGGTGTTGTCGGTTTGCTGCGCGGCGGTGCCGAAGGCCCTACCGTGGCTTTGCGGGCCGATATGGATGCATTGCCCATCCAGGAATTGAATGAGACCGAGTATCAGTCGCAGCAAGCCGGTGTGATGCATGCCTGCGGTCATGATGTACATACGGCTTGTTTGTTGGGAGCGGCAATGATTTTGGCGGAGCTCAGGCAACAAATCAGGGGCAATGTTAAGTTCATTTTTCAGCCTGCCGAAGAAGGACCCGGCGGCGCACTGCCGATGATTGCGGCTGGTGTGTTGGAAAATCCCAAAGTCGATTACATTTTCGGCGCCCATGTTTGGCACGATCTGCCTGCCGGCAGCATTGCTGCCCAGGCCGGTCCGATCATGGCTGCACCGGACAACTTCACAATTACCATCATCGGACGGGGCGGACATGGTGCGCAGCCGCATCTGTGTATCGACGCGCTGGCGGTTGCCGTACAGTTCATCAGCGGATTGCAGCAGATTGTCAGCCGCAGAACCAATCCGTTCGATCCGGTTGTGCTGACCATTGGTCAGATGACCGCCGGTGTGCGCGGCAATGTGATTGCCGAACAGGCTGTGCTGAACGGGACCTTACGGACTTTGAATAAAACAACACAGGCCAATTGTCAAAAATGGATGCAGGAACTGCTGGCGGCTACCTGCTCTGCTTTTGGCGCGCGCTATACGCTGGAATATACCGAACAGTATGATCTGACCTCCAGTGATGCCGCTTTGACCAAACAGCTGATTGCTTCTGCCGTGTCCGTCTTGGGCAGCGATCACGTGATCACGCAGCTGGAACCTTCGATGGGCGGAGAAGATTTTTCCTTTTTTATGCGGGAGATTCCGGGCGTTTATTACCGCCTGGGTATTGCTGACAGCGAAAAAGGTCTTTATCCCATACATCATAACCGTTTCGATGTCAATGAAAACGCATTGGCAACAGGAGCGAAGGTGATGGCGCAGGTTACCTTGGACTTATTAAAATAA
- a CDS encoding alanine--glyoxylate aminotransferase family protein produces the protein MDKMILTPGPVEVAEPVRFAMAKPILNPDLDLDFFDFYENLCGKLKKLLHTQNDVLVLNGEGILGLEAAVVNLVQPGETVLVLDNGFFGRGFADFVTGCGGKVVFLSKDYNEAITAEEIRQALIEHPEIKVATMVHCDTPSGMLNPVGELARVCRERGVISVVDAVASMAGEKIELDDWQIDIVIGGSQKALSAPPGLTILAISQQAWQKMLEREIPYGGYYLNLVTWKNGWLAGTKEFPYTMPISDLYALEEAVNRALAEGEGLYARHRMVASAVRETLSRAGFQLMPRQDCRAVTVTAIMVPLGIDDERFRRQLWKKYGVMIGGSWGSLAGKVWRIGHMGEGARPEKLFRFFDAFEKNLRDFKREPYPMAAVFAELYQESEI, from the coding sequence ATGGATAAGATGATTCTGACACCCGGACCGGTAGAGGTTGCCGAGCCGGTCCGTTTCGCGATGGCCAAACCCATTCTCAATCCGGATCTCGATCTGGACTTTTTTGACTTTTACGAAAACTTATGCGGCAAATTGAAAAAACTGCTGCACACGCAAAACGACGTGCTGGTGCTCAACGGCGAAGGCATTCTGGGGCTGGAAGCGGCCGTGGTCAACCTGGTGCAGCCCGGTGAGACGGTTTTAGTCTTGGACAACGGCTTTTTTGGACGCGGTTTTGCTGATTTTGTCACCGGCTGCGGCGGCAAGGTCGTCTTTCTCAGCAAGGATTATAACGAAGCGATCACAGCGGAGGAAATCAGGCAGGCGCTGATTGAGCACCCGGAAATCAAAGTGGCAACCATGGTGCATTGTGATACGCCTTCCGGTATGTTAAACCCGGTGGGAGAACTGGCGCGGGTTTGCCGTGAGAGAGGCGTAATATCCGTGGTGGACGCGGTTGCTTCCATGGCAGGGGAAAAGATCGAACTCGATGACTGGCAGATTGACATCGTGATCGGCGGTTCGCAGAAAGCGCTCTCGGCGCCTCCCGGTCTGACCATTCTGGCGATCTCTCAGCAGGCCTGGCAGAAAATGCTGGAACGCGAAATTCCTTACGGCGGTTATTATTTAAATTTGGTCACCTGGAAAAACGGTTGGCTCGCCGGTACTAAAGAATTCCCCTATACCATGCCGATTTCCGATTTGTACGCTTTGGAGGAAGCCGTAAACCGCGCCCTGGCGGAGGGAGAAGGTCTTTATGCGCGTCATCGCATGGTCGCATCCGCCGTACGTGAGACCTTGAGCCGCGCCGGTTTTCAACTGATGCCGCGGCAGGATTGCCGGGCGGTGACTGTGACAGCCATCATGGTGCCGCTGGGTATCGATGATGAACGGTTTCGGCGTCAGCTCTGGAAAAAGTACGGTGTGATGATTGGCGGCAGTTGGGGAAGTCTGGCCGGCAAAGTTTGGCGCATCGGTCATATGGGGGAAGGTGCCCGTCCCGAGAAACTATTCCGCTTCTTTGATGCTTTTGAAAAAAATCTGCGCGATTTCAAGCGCGAACCCTATCCGATGGCCGCCGTTTTTGCGGAGCTTTATCAGGAAAGTGAAATTTGA
- a CDS encoding MATE family efflux transporter codes for MHVFNLARPQPGEPTQKQLRRNIFRMIWPVTIDSVLQMTVGMVATAMVGRLGATAIGAVGLSSRLTQISWALFAGIATGVTVLVARCVGAKQIEEARKIAYQGLISALILIAGMTAVSFVFAEPFLRSMNVDGELLAACLQYLSIALFTLPLIAVIQISGGIMRGMGDTKIPMLVSLAVNLVNVGGCWLLIYGNLGFPALGIRGAAIASLFGQGIGAILALTVIFLPISKLQLKKEDIGPLNFKEIKRIMRIGIPSSAGDLFWQMASIVMTGLIVTFGTVPLAAHNLGMQAEGISYMPSIGLTIAATAFVGQSLGAKNLNLTKRYIQEIFLWALLFCSFASLLLIFGGRFLLSLLTDDQEVITLGAKYLFLMGFCQIPLDMAGVINGALKGAGDTKWVMYIQAIGMWLLRIPLSYVLGKYLGFGIMGVWWAMTIDLFVRFILVVLRYAQGKWQTMEV; via the coding sequence TTGCACGTCTTTAACCTGGCACGGCCGCAGCCGGGAGAACCGACGCAGAAACAATTGCGCCGGAATATTTTCCGCATGATCTGGCCGGTGACCATCGATTCCGTGCTGCAAATGACGGTCGGTATGGTGGCGACGGCCATGGTAGGACGACTCGGAGCTACTGCCATCGGTGCAGTCGGACTTTCCTCGCGTCTGACCCAAATCAGTTGGGCGCTGTTTGCCGGTATTGCCACCGGTGTGACCGTTTTGGTCGCCCGCTGCGTGGGAGCCAAACAGATTGAAGAAGCCAGAAAAATCGCTTATCAGGGCCTGATCAGCGCTCTGATTCTCATTGCCGGGATGACTGCGGTCAGTTTTGTCTTTGCCGAACCTTTTTTACGCAGTATGAATGTCGATGGAGAATTACTGGCTGCCTGTTTGCAGTATTTGAGTATTGCTTTGTTTACACTGCCCTTGATCGCCGTGATTCAGATCAGCGGCGGCATTATGCGCGGCATGGGGGATACAAAAATCCCTATGCTGGTTTCCCTGGCTGTCAATTTGGTCAATGTAGGCGGCTGCTGGCTGTTGATCTACGGCAATCTTGGCTTCCCGGCGCTTGGTATCCGCGGTGCGGCCATTGCCTCTCTGTTTGGACAGGGTATCGGCGCCATTCTGGCGCTCACTGTAATTTTTCTGCCCATTTCCAAACTGCAATTAAAAAAAGAGGATATCGGACCGCTGAACTTCAAAGAAATCAAACGCATCATGCGTATCGGCATCCCCAGTTCCGCCGGTGATTTATTCTGGCAGATGGCTTCCATCGTGATGACGGGGTTGATTGTCACTTTCGGCACGGTACCGTTAGCGGCGCATAACCTGGGAATGCAGGCGGAAGGGATCTCCTACATGCCGTCCATTGGCTTAACCATCGCCGCGACCGCTTTTGTCGGTCAGAGCCTGGGCGCGAAAAACCTGAATCTCACCAAACGTTATATTCAGGAAATTTTCCTCTGGGCATTGCTGTTTTGCTCGTTTGCCTCGTTGTTGCTGATTTTCGGCGGCCGATTCTTGCTTTCCCTGCTGACGGACGATCAGGAAGTGATCACCTTAGGCGCCAAATATCTGTTTCTGATGGGATTCTGCCAGATTCCACTCGATATGGCAGGTGTGATCAACGGTGCGCTCAAAGGAGCCGGCGACACCAAGTGGGTGATGTATATCCAGGCCATTGGCATGTGGCTGCTGCGCATCCCGCTGTCCTATGTCTTAGGCAAATACTTGGGTTTTGGTATCATGGGTGTCTGGTGGGCGATGACCATCGATTTGTTTGTGCGTTTTATTCTGGTCGTTCTGCGCTATGCGCAAGGGAAATGGCAGACGATGGAGGTTTAG
- a CDS encoding CBS domain-containing protein yields MYCRDFMIDRKEVISVTEDYSLANTLKRMDLYGFRALPVSNYGRFVGVVDMFDIYQHIYIKRDVDLEKALVRDVMHTDVAYVNGTDVIEVAAKLLTQQRVMFLPVLQDDTKDQFMGILPVNRLMKIFMSSIGMDYQGNRITVCLSNEKGELARLLRQLVRAGANIEGLVPIHMPELGDDQQLRVIVKFDGDMERVELACQDANIKILTKNVS; encoded by the coding sequence ATGTATTGCAGAGATTTTATGATCGACCGTAAGGAAGTTATCTCGGTCACGGAGGATTACAGTTTGGCGAATACCCTCAAACGGATGGATTTGTACGGCTTCCGCGCCTTGCCGGTTTCCAATTACGGACGCTTTGTTGGTGTGGTTGATATGTTTGATATTTACCAGCATATTTATATCAAGCGTGATGTGGATTTGGAAAAGGCCCTGGTCCGCGATGTCATGCATACGGATGTGGCTTATGTCAATGGCACCGATGTGATTGAAGTCGCCGCCAAATTGCTGACGCAGCAGCGCGTTATGTTTCTGCCCGTGCTGCAGGATGATACCAAGGACCAGTTTATGGGCATCCTGCCGGTTAATCGCTTGATGAAGATTTTTATGTCCTCGATTGGCATGGACTATCAAGGTAACCGGATTACGGTTTGTCTGAGCAATGAAAAAGGGGAATTGGCACGCCTGCTGCGTCAATTGGTGCGCGCCGGTGCCAATATTGAAGGTTTGGTACCAATTCATATGCCGGAACTGGGGGATGATCAGCAGCTGCGGGTGATTGTCAAATTTGATGGCGATATGGAACGGGTGGAATTGGCCTGCCAGGATGCCAACATCAAGATTTTAACCAAGAATGTCAGCTAA